In one window of Rhizobium oryzihabitans DNA:
- a CDS encoding AsmA-like C-terminal region-containing protein produces MLGRILVFLGGLLAVVLFSALLIPYFVDWTDFRRDFEDQASRILGKKVVVHGRVEARLLPFPSVTLHDVRAGTDADGSPLIQVARFSMDAELAPFLSGEARIFDMRIEEPKAKIRLLKDGTLDWMRGSRAEIPARTVVLESVQIEGGQIEFIDEQSGRNRVVTGLNADMSANSLAGPWKAEGRAAVDGHPGSFSLSSSEPDYAAGRMGLRVRVVPDEHPVEVDLDGAIAATAGKPAYSGSFSFSFREDEKQKQQAGQSLFSSPRTRGSFELTNESVRIPSYRMELGGSENPYVVTGEATLDTGAKPEFLLTADGQQIDVARFAPPVVQTGKTSRQPTASVRQRIEAFAAMVARIPVPPVPGKASISLPALVSDDTTIRDIRLDVRPDGSGWQVVNAVATLPGRTQLEAKGSLTLLGGPAFNGNLLLASNQPSGLANWLSGSVDPAIRQLNAAGFSADVSLTTLNQRFDNLELAIGDASLKGQLERRSDGKTSNLSIDLAGNEIDLDALKALGSLALGDQVGSSVLDHRIDAKFKADRFNMAGVTANHVETAFTMAGGVLSLEKMTAGDIAGAEVKAKGQLQGSLLKYAGKGTVNLHATDMQPFFTMLQQKLPDHPFLSRLAASAPWYANSDLAMDVSVNSENGGANVAVSGTVNGSRLSAVAKMPDFLSITDDTAMSLEAVLKNQSTAILFGQAGLDPLPFDADGEGLLSIKLNGTLGSPAQTDIRFSTERTHFSMNGSFAVAAANFGEGSADVALESADIEPYLIMNAVGLPQLGGGMALKANGKVAVDGEKIALSGIGGQAGGNPFSGNLTVERAAPYPVTGDLAVRTADLAWLGDAIYGPVIDPETGALDAKPLAMPAFPQLKASLSLKAESFEAGPFGTVTGLSAKVTHDEGSLALDEVAGTFMGGKLSGRLAMSTGQGAGIFRTKIAVADANPEPILWANANGPVATGRVAIDLTAESTGKSVAEILKSAGGSGEIRASGLVLKGLNPGAFPPILQGADGLQQPIDAPKVRPLVDQSLWQGEVALGDVALPFSLNGGALHFQNLRAGIDPVTLTADATVDIAASTVNGDLDLLFNPGTETVAGAEPSVRLNYNGPLAAPALTTDVSALSNYLSLRAFEKERRRVEAMQASVLEKQRLRREVALYRFEAAERQAEKERVEAEARAKAEEEARLKAAAEERLRQEKEQQERLQQQQQQQQQQQQQQQQPAPERQSAPVLIVPPTENAIRELSPENAPANP; encoded by the coding sequence CTCATTCAGGTCGCCCGTTTTTCCATGGATGCCGAACTGGCACCTTTCCTTTCCGGTGAAGCGCGCATCTTCGATATGCGCATCGAGGAGCCCAAGGCCAAGATCAGGTTGCTGAAAGATGGCACTCTGGACTGGATGCGCGGCAGCCGGGCGGAAATTCCAGCCCGCACCGTGGTTCTGGAAAGCGTGCAGATCGAAGGCGGGCAGATCGAATTCATCGACGAGCAATCCGGCCGCAACCGCGTGGTGACCGGTCTCAATGCCGACATGTCCGCCAATTCGCTGGCCGGGCCATGGAAGGCGGAGGGGCGTGCCGCGGTTGACGGGCATCCCGGCTCGTTCTCGCTCTCCAGCAGCGAGCCGGATTATGCAGCCGGGCGCATGGGCCTGCGGGTCCGTGTGGTGCCGGACGAGCATCCGGTCGAGGTTGATCTGGATGGTGCGATTGCCGCGACAGCTGGAAAACCCGCCTATAGCGGTTCTTTCTCGTTCAGTTTCCGCGAAGACGAAAAGCAGAAGCAGCAGGCTGGACAATCGCTCTTTTCCTCGCCGCGCACCCGCGGCAGTTTCGAGCTGACGAATGAAAGCGTGCGCATACCGAGCTACCGCATGGAACTCGGCGGCAGCGAAAATCCTTATGTCGTGACCGGCGAGGCGACGCTCGATACCGGGGCCAAGCCGGAATTCCTGCTGACGGCGGATGGCCAGCAGATCGATGTCGCCCGTTTCGCGCCGCCCGTCGTGCAGACGGGCAAGACCTCGCGCCAGCCAACCGCCTCCGTGCGCCAGCGTATCGAGGCTTTTGCCGCGATGGTTGCCCGCATTCCGGTTCCGCCGGTTCCGGGCAAGGCCAGCATCAGCCTTCCGGCGCTCGTTTCCGACGACACGACCATTCGCGACATCCGGCTGGATGTGCGCCCCGACGGTAGCGGCTGGCAGGTGGTGAACGCCGTGGCGACGCTGCCCGGCAGGACGCAGCTGGAGGCCAAGGGATCGCTGACGCTGCTCGGCGGCCCCGCTTTCAACGGCAATCTTCTCCTCGCCTCCAACCAGCCTTCGGGTCTGGCAAACTGGCTTTCCGGTTCCGTCGATCCGGCGATCCGCCAGCTCAATGCCGCCGGTTTTTCAGCCGATGTCTCTCTGACGACGCTCAACCAGCGTTTCGACAATCTCGAGCTTGCGATTGGCGACGCTTCGCTGAAGGGGCAGCTGGAACGGCGCTCGGACGGCAAGACCTCCAATCTTTCGATCGATCTTGCTGGCAACGAGATCGACCTCGATGCCCTGAAGGCCCTCGGCAGCCTGGCGCTTGGCGACCAGGTCGGCAGTTCGGTTCTCGACCATCGTATCGATGCCAAGTTCAAGGCCGACCGGTTCAATATGGCCGGCGTAACCGCAAATCACGTCGAAACCGCCTTCACCATGGCGGGCGGCGTTCTCTCGCTTGAAAAGATGACGGCGGGCGATATTGCCGGTGCTGAAGTCAAGGCGAAGGGGCAGTTGCAGGGCTCGCTGCTGAAATATGCGGGCAAGGGCACGGTGAACCTGCATGCGACGGACATGCAGCCGTTCTTCACCATGCTGCAGCAGAAATTGCCAGATCATCCATTCCTCAGCCGTCTGGCGGCGAGTGCGCCCTGGTACGCCAATTCCGACCTTGCCATGGATGTTTCGGTCAACAGCGAGAACGGCGGCGCCAATGTCGCGGTTTCTGGCACCGTCAATGGCAGCCGCCTGTCGGCCGTCGCCAAGATGCCGGATTTCCTGTCGATCACCGACGACACCGCGATGTCTCTTGAAGCGGTCCTGAAAAACCAGTCGACGGCCATCCTGTTCGGGCAGGCCGGGCTTGATCCATTGCCGTTTGATGCGGATGGGGAGGGGCTTCTTTCCATCAAGCTCAATGGCACGCTCGGTTCGCCCGCCCAGACCGATATCCGCTTCTCGACGGAGCGCACGCATTTTTCGATGAATGGCTCCTTTGCCGTTGCGGCCGCCAATTTCGGTGAGGGCAGTGCGGATGTGGCGCTCGAAAGCGCCGATATCGAGCCATATCTCATCATGAACGCCGTGGGCCTGCCGCAGCTTGGCGGCGGCATGGCGTTGAAGGCCAATGGCAAAGTGGCGGTGGATGGAGAGAAGATTGCTCTTTCCGGGATCGGCGGGCAGGCTGGCGGCAACCCGTTCTCGGGCAATCTGACGGTTGAACGTGCCGCGCCCTATCCCGTTACCGGCGACCTTGCCGTCAGAACTGCCGATCTCGCCTGGTTGGGAGACGCGATTTACGGACCGGTGATCGATCCGGAAACCGGCGCGCTCGATGCCAAGCCTCTTGCCATGCCGGCTTTCCCGCAGCTCAAGGCGTCGCTATCGCTGAAGGCGGAGAGCTTCGAGGCTGGTCCCTTCGGCACTGTCACCGGCCTTTCGGCCAAGGTCACGCATGATGAGGGCAGTCTGGCGCTTGACGAAGTTGCCGGCACCTTCATGGGCGGCAAGCTGAGCGGGCGGCTCGCCATGTCCACGGGGCAGGGGGCGGGCATCTTTCGCACCAAGATCGCGGTGGCCGACGCCAATCCGGAGCCGATATTATGGGCGAACGCCAATGGCCCGGTCGCGACCGGCCGGGTGGCGATTGACCTGACCGCTGAATCGACTGGCAAAAGTGTTGCCGAGATCCTGAAATCGGCAGGTGGCTCGGGTGAAATCCGTGCCAGTGGACTGGTTCTCAAGGGTCTCAATCCCGGCGCCTTTCCGCCGATCCTGCAAGGGGCGGATGGTCTGCAGCAACCGATCGACGCGCCCAAGGTGCGGCCGCTGGTCGACCAGAGCCTCTGGCAGGGTGAAGTTGCGCTCGGCGATGTGGCCCTGCCTTTCTCGCTGAATGGCGGCGCGCTTCACTTCCAGAATTTGCGCGCCGGGATCGATCCGGTGACGCTGACTGCCGATGCGACGGTCGATATTGCCGCTTCGACCGTGAATGGCGACCTTGATCTTCTCTTCAATCCCGGCACGGAGACGGTCGCCGGGGCCGAACCGTCGGTACGCCTCAACTACAACGGCCCGCTTGCCGCACCGGCTTTGACGACCGATGTTTCGGCACTCAGCAACTATCTGTCGCTTCGGGCTTTCGAAAAGGAACGCCGCCGCGTCGAAGCCATGCAGGCAAGCGTTCTTGAAAAACAGCGCCTGCGCCGCGAGGTGGCTCTCTACCGTTTCGAGGCGGCCGAACGTCAGGCGGAGAAGGAGCGGGTGGAGGCGGAAGCCAGGGCCAAGGCGGAAGAGGAGGCGCGGCTGAAGGCCGCGGCCGAGGAGCGGCTTCGACAGGAAAAGGAACAGCAGGAGCGGTTGCAGCAGCAACAGCAACAGCAACAGCAACAGCAACAGCAACAGCAACAGCCCGCTCCCGAGCGACAGTCCGCACCTGTTTTGATTGTGCCGCCGACGGAGAACGCCATCAGGGAACTTTCGCCGGAAAACGCGCCGGCTAATCCGTAA
- a CDS encoding ribbon-helix-helix domain-containing protein produces MIRKHSATLHGHRTSISLEDAFWDELKIIAEKRKISFAALLAEIDDNRPADSNLSSSLRVYVLNWLKTR; encoded by the coding sequence ATGATCCGCAAGCATTCCGCGACATTGCACGGCCACCGCACCAGCATTTCGCTCGAGGATGCCTTCTGGGACGAGCTGAAAATCATCGCCGAAAAGCGCAAGATCAGCTTCGCCGCCCTGCTTGCCGAAATAGACGACAACCGGCCAGCCGACAGCAATCTGTCCTCATCCTTGCGGGTCTATGTGCTGAACTGGCTCAAGACCCGCTGA
- a CDS encoding DUF4169 family protein, protein MAADIVNLRQFRKQKARSEKEKQAEQNRLSFGRTKAEKNLTSALNEKAEKALDQRRLEKDDDRTDRD, encoded by the coding sequence ATGGCCGCCGATATCGTCAATCTGCGTCAGTTTCGAAAGCAGAAAGCCCGCAGCGAAAAAGAAAAACAGGCGGAGCAAAACCGCCTGTCCTTCGGCCGGACAAAGGCGGAAAAAAATCTGACATCGGCCCTTAACGAGAAAGCCGAAAAGGCACTCGATCAGAGGCGGCTCGAAAAAGACGACGACAGGACTGACAGGGACTGA
- a CDS encoding DUF2853 family protein: MTDYLADVKKYDAAADEAIVGKIVKHLGIALRNRDSSLVSASDPEELARVKASWCGKKLGVTDDSADKAIDATAKAMAADRSKSRVTFYYLVAKELGKLQSL, translated from the coding sequence ATGACTGACTATCTCGCAGATGTGAAGAAATACGATGCAGCAGCCGACGAAGCCATTGTCGGCAAGATCGTCAAGCATCTCGGCATTGCCTTGCGCAACCGGGATTCATCGCTGGTGTCCGCTTCCGATCCGGAAGAGCTTGCGCGTGTGAAGGCGAGCTGGTGCGGCAAGAAGCTCGGCGTGACCGATGACAGCGCCGACAAGGCGATTGATGCCACCGCCAAGGCCATGGCTGCTGATCGCTCCAAGTCGCGCGTCACTTTCTATTACCTTGTCGCCAAGGAACTGGGCAAACTCCAGTCGCTCTGA
- a CDS encoding dihydrofolate reductase, translated as MSEPRVTLIVAVSENGVIGRDLDMPWKLSTDLKRFKAMTMGKPLIMGRKTFLSVGERPLPGRPHIIVSRNADYRPAGVDVVSSLEDALKLAKTKAAELGVDEVFVAGGGEIYRQAMPFADQLSVTHVAVKLDGDTFFPEIDPAVFEKVEENAAPAGERDNYPVLFTTYLRRAASK; from the coding sequence ATGAGCGAGCCGCGCGTCACCCTCATCGTCGCGGTCTCGGAAAACGGCGTTATCGGCCGCGACCTCGACATGCCGTGGAAGCTTTCCACCGACCTCAAGCGCTTCAAGGCGATGACGATGGGCAAGCCGCTCATCATGGGCCGCAAGACGTTTCTGTCCGTTGGCGAGCGCCCCCTGCCGGGTCGGCCGCACATCATCGTCAGCCGCAATGCAGACTACAGACCGGCGGGTGTGGATGTCGTTTCATCGCTGGAAGACGCCCTGAAGCTTGCCAAGACAAAGGCTGCGGAACTTGGGGTGGATGAGGTTTTCGTGGCCGGCGGCGGGGAAATTTACCGTCAGGCCATGCCGTTTGCCGATCAACTTTCCGTCACCCATGTGGCGGTAAAGCTCGATGGCGACACTTTTTTTCCGGAAATAGATCCGGCCGTGTTTGAAAAAGTCGAGGAAAATGCCGCTCCCGCAGGGGAAAGGGACAATTATCCCGTTCTGTTCACCACTTATTTGCGAAGAGCCGCGTCAAAGTGA
- the hflK gene encoding FtsH protease activity modulator HflK — translation MPWSNQNGGGGPWGGGGGGNNQGGGGGPWGQGPNRPRGGGGGGNGGPPDLEEIIRRSQDRFRNVLPGGFNGGAVAILVLVVLVFLGIQSIYTVQPDERGVELRFGRPKDEISMPGLHFHLWPIETVEIVKVTEQQQNIGSRASSSSSSGVMLTGDQNIVNVQFSVLYTVSDPKSYLFNVDSPAETLQQVSESAMREVVGRRPAQDIFRDNRQAIAADVRTIIQSTMDGYGAGISINAVAIEDAAPPREVADAFDEVQRAEQDEDRFVQEANQYANQKLGAARGQAAQIVEEANAYKSRVVNEAQGEAQRFISIYDQYRTAPDVTRQRMFLETMEQVLKGSNKVIIDEKQGVVPYLPLNEIMRGNTGAAQQGGN, via the coding sequence ATGCCCTGGAGCAATCAGAATGGCGGCGGCGGCCCTTGGGGCGGCGGCGGTGGAGGAAACAACCAGGGCGGCGGTGGCGGCCCATGGGGGCAGGGGCCTAACCGGCCTCGCGGCGGTGGCGGCGGCGGCAATGGCGGCCCGCCCGATCTGGAAGAGATCATCCGGCGCAGTCAGGACCGTTTCAGGAATGTCCTGCCAGGCGGCTTCAACGGCGGCGCGGTTGCGATCCTCGTTCTCGTCGTTCTGGTATTCCTTGGCATCCAGTCCATCTACACCGTCCAGCCGGACGAGCGCGGCGTTGAACTGCGTTTCGGGCGTCCGAAGGACGAAATCTCGATGCCGGGCCTGCATTTCCATCTGTGGCCGATCGAGACGGTTGAAATCGTCAAGGTGACCGAGCAGCAGCAGAACATCGGTTCGCGCGCCTCGTCTTCCTCGTCGAGCGGCGTGATGCTGACCGGCGACCAAAATATCGTCAACGTGCAGTTCTCGGTGCTCTATACGGTTTCCGATCCGAAATCCTACCTCTTCAACGTCGACAGCCCGGCTGAGACGCTGCAGCAGGTATCCGAAAGCGCCATGCGCGAAGTCGTCGGCCGCCGTCCGGCACAGGACATTTTCCGTGATAACCGTCAGGCGATCGCGGCAGATGTGCGCACCATCATCCAGTCCACCATGGACGGTTACGGCGCCGGCATTTCCATCAATGCCGTGGCTATCGAAGATGCGGCGCCGCCGCGCGAAGTGGCTGATGCGTTCGATGAAGTGCAGCGTGCCGAGCAGGACGAGGATCGTTTCGTTCAGGAAGCCAACCAGTACGCCAACCAGAAGCTGGGTGCCGCACGTGGTCAGGCCGCACAGATCGTCGAAGAGGCGAATGCTTACAAGTCGCGTGTCGTCAACGAGGCGCAGGGTGAGGCGCAGCGCTTCATCTCCATTTACGATCAGTATCGCACAGCGCCGGATGTGACCCGTCAGCGTATGTTCCTGGAAACCATGGAACAGGTCCTGAAGGGCTCCAACAAGGTCATCATCGACGAGAAACAGGGCGTGGTGCCTTATCTGCCTCTGAATGAGATCATGCGCGGCAATACCGGCGCAGCACAGCAGGGAGGCAACTGA
- the hflC gene encoding protease modulator HflC: MSNRLTAVLVGLAVLLFFGYSSIFVVNERQQAIVVRFGQIQDVKTAPGLYFKLPFAFMDADRVQYVENRALRFDHDNIRVQVSGGKFYEVDAFVVYRITDARRFRQTVSGDQMSAESRLRTRLDASLRRVYGLRGFESALSDARASMMQEVRDDLRPDAESLGISIVDVRIRRTDLTQEVSQQTFERMKSERLAEAELIRARGNEEAQRRRAIADRQVVEFESDARRQSEVLRGEGDAERNKVFGEAFQRDPSFFEFYRSMAAYSSSLSGTGTTLVLSPDSTFFRYFNNIDGAPSTPPAAPAPAPAN, encoded by the coding sequence ATGAGCAACCGTCTTACGGCCGTTCTCGTCGGTCTCGCCGTTCTGCTTTTCTTCGGCTATTCCTCGATCTTCGTCGTCAACGAGCGCCAGCAGGCCATCGTCGTGCGCTTCGGTCAGATCCAGGATGTGAAAACCGCGCCGGGCCTCTATTTCAAGCTGCCCTTCGCCTTCATGGATGCCGACCGGGTCCAATATGTCGAGAACCGGGCCCTGCGCTTCGATCACGACAATATCCGTGTTCAGGTGTCCGGCGGCAAGTTCTACGAGGTTGATGCCTTCGTCGTCTATCGCATCACGGATGCACGCCGCTTCCGGCAGACGGTCTCCGGTGACCAGATGTCGGCGGAATCGCGGCTTCGCACCCGTCTCGACGCGTCGCTACGCCGGGTCTACGGTCTGCGCGGCTTTGAATCCGCGCTCTCGGATGCGCGTGCATCGATGATGCAGGAAGTGCGTGACGACCTGCGTCCCGACGCGGAATCGCTCGGCATCAGCATCGTGGATGTCCGCATCCGCCGTACCGATCTGACGCAGGAAGTGTCCCAGCAGACCTTTGAGCGCATGAAGTCGGAACGTCTGGCTGAAGCCGAACTGATCCGCGCCCGTGGTAACGAAGAAGCGCAGCGCCGCCGCGCTATCGCCGATCGTCAGGTGGTGGAGTTCGAATCCGACGCACGTCGCCAGTCCGAAGTGCTTCGGGGTGAGGGCGATGCGGAGCGCAACAAGGTGTTCGGCGAAGCTTTCCAGCGCGATCCGAGCTTCTTCGAGTTCTATCGTTCGATGGCGGCCTATTCCAGCTCGCTCAGCGGAACCGGCACGACGCTGGTCCTCTCCCCGGACTCGACCTTCTTCCGTTATTTCAACAACATCGACGGTGCTCCGTCCACGCCGCCCGCCGCGCCTGCGCCGGCACCGGCGAACTGA
- a CDS encoding Do family serine endopeptidase — translation MAVTLLSPFRSSIAAVAGIALVAGSLSAPVAAWAQSHGPASVADLAEPLLDAVVNISTSQNVRTEGKGPVPPKLPEGSPFQEFFKDYFDNQKPEGGDKVSSLGSGFVIDPAGYVVTNNHVIEGADAIEVIFPNGSKLKATLVGTDTKTDLSVLKVEPKTPLKAVKFGDSRSMRIGDWVMAIGNPFGLGGSLTVGVISARGRNINAGPYDNFIQTDAAINKGNSGGPLFNMKGEVIGINTAIISPSGGSIGIGFAVPTELAQNIVQQLIEFGETRRGWLGVRVQPVTDDVAASLGMESAKGALISGVAKGGPVENGPIVAGDVVLKFDGKDIHEMRDLLRIVAESPVGKEVDVVVLRDGKEETLKVKLGQLLDTPDEKASTDDPQAEDGDGGVVTPDDGGSDDQAQDQTPEVREAPQSVLGMNLVVLSNELRAEKGIAESVEGVLVASVDQGSPAEQKGMKPGDIIVEVGQDFMEVPGDVLVRINGLKSEGRKNAHMMVADAQGNLRVVALPLE, via the coding sequence ATGGCCGTGACCCTTCTTTCGCCTTTTCGCAGCAGCATTGCCGCAGTCGCGGGCATCGCGCTTGTGGCGGGTAGCCTTTCGGCCCCGGTTGCGGCATGGGCGCAGAGCCACGGGCCGGCATCGGTGGCCGATCTCGCCGAGCCGCTTCTGGATGCGGTGGTGAATATTTCGACGTCGCAGAACGTCAGGACCGAAGGCAAGGGCCCCGTTCCGCCGAAGCTGCCGGAAGGGTCTCCCTTCCAGGAGTTCTTCAAGGATTATTTCGACAACCAGAAACCGGAAGGTGGCGACAAGGTCAGTTCGCTGGGATCCGGCTTTGTCATCGATCCGGCCGGCTACGTCGTCACCAACAACCACGTCATCGAGGGCGCTGATGCCATCGAGGTGATTTTCCCGAACGGGTCGAAGCTCAAGGCGACGCTTGTCGGCACCGATACGAAGACCGATCTTTCCGTATTGAAGGTGGAGCCGAAAACGCCGCTGAAGGCCGTCAAGTTCGGTGATTCGCGCAGCATGCGCATCGGGGACTGGGTGATGGCCATCGGCAATCCCTTCGGCCTCGGCGGATCGCTGACGGTCGGCGTCATCTCGGCGCGTGGCCGCAACATCAATGCCGGTCCCTATGACAATTTCATCCAGACGGATGCGGCGATCAACAAGGGCAATTCCGGGGGTCCGCTCTTCAACATGAAGGGTGAGGTAATCGGCATCAATACGGCGATCATTTCGCCGAGCGGTGGATCGATCGGTATCGGTTTCGCCGTTCCGACGGAACTCGCGCAGAATATCGTGCAGCAACTCATCGAATTCGGCGAGACGCGTCGTGGCTGGCTCGGCGTTCGCGTGCAGCCTGTCACGGATGACGTGGCCGCAAGCCTTGGCATGGAAAGCGCAAAGGGTGCGTTGATTTCCGGTGTCGCCAAGGGCGGTCCGGTTGAAAACGGCCCGATCGTGGCCGGCGATGTCGTGTTGAAATTCGACGGCAAGGATATTCACGAGATGCGCGATCTCCTGCGGATCGTGGCGGAAAGCCCTGTTGGCAAGGAAGTCGACGTGGTTGTGCTGCGCGACGGCAAGGAAGAGACCCTCAAGGTTAAGCTCGGCCAATTGCTCGACACGCCGGATGAAAAGGCATCAACGGATGATCCGCAGGCCGAGGACGGTGACGGCGGCGTGGTGACACCTGATGATGGCGGCAGCGACGATCAGGCGCAGGACCAGACCCCCGAGGTGCGCGAAGCACCGCAGAGCGTGCTCGGCATGAACCTCGTTGTTCTGAGCAACGAGCTGCGAGCGGAGAAGGGTATCGCCGAAAGCGTCGAAGGCGTGCTTGTCGCGAGCGTCGATCAGGGTTCGCCTGCCGAACAGAAGGGCATGAAGCCGGGCGATATCATCGTCGAGGTCGGGCAGGATTTCATGGAGGTTCCGGGCGATGTGCTGGTGCGCATCAACGGCCTGAAATCCGAAGGCCGCAAGAATGCGCATATGATGGTTGCAGATGCTCAGGGCAATCTGCGCGTCGTGGCGCTGCCGCTGGAATAA
- a CDS encoding SDR family oxidoreductase yields MKLLENKVAIITGASSGIGRATARLFAEQGAAVIINARGAAALEDVASAIRQAGGRVHTVVGDVGIEETHARLTEVAMTIFGGLDIAVNNAGAVGAMKPLAEISVEEWDHVIAANLTSAFLGVRSQIPAMLKRGGGSVVFISSFVGTSAGIPGMAAYGTSKAALMGLVKGITADYAVKGIRANALLPGGVDTPMAGDAAQKEWAAGLHAMKRIAEPEELAQAALFLSSPMSSFVAGSALFADGGNAAVK; encoded by the coding sequence ATGAAATTACTCGAAAACAAGGTTGCAATCATCACCGGTGCGTCATCCGGCATCGGCCGGGCGACGGCAAGGCTGTTTGCTGAACAGGGTGCGGCCGTCATCATCAACGCGCGTGGCGCAGCGGCACTTGAGGATGTGGCTTCCGCCATTCGCCAGGCCGGCGGTCGCGTTCACACCGTCGTGGGTGACGTTGGCATTGAGGAAACCCATGCCCGCCTGACGGAGGTGGCCATGACCATCTTTGGCGGTCTCGATATCGCCGTCAACAATGCCGGTGCGGTTGGGGCGATGAAGCCGCTTGCGGAGATTTCGGTCGAGGAATGGGATCATGTGATCGCCGCCAATCTTACTTCCGCATTTCTCGGCGTGCGCAGCCAGATCCCTGCGATGTTGAAGCGGGGAGGCGGCTCGGTCGTCTTCATCTCCAGCTTCGTCGGCACCAGCGCCGGCATACCCGGAATGGCAGCCTATGGCACATCGAAAGCGGCGCTGATGGGGCTGGTGAAAGGTATTACTGCCGATTACGCCGTCAAGGGCATTCGCGCCAATGCGCTGCTTCCGGGCGGCGTCGATACGCCGATGGCGGGAGATGCGGCCCAGAAGGAATGGGCGGCGGGGCTGCATGCGATGAAACGCATTGCGGAGCCGGAGGAGCTGGCGCAGGCCGCCCTTTTCCTCTCCAGCCCGATGTCGAGCTTCGTTGCCGGATCGGCCCTGTTTGCCGATGGCGGCAATGCGGCGGTGAAATAA
- the serB gene encoding phosphoserine phosphatase SerB, which translates to MAFVATLIANPSNPVLTPALGEAAAKAVNASSLYWLADGIACDIALPSGTDAEAARNAIAGALAGQPIDIVVQEQDKRRKKLLIADMDSTMIGQECIDELAAEVGLKDKVSTITARAMNGEIAFEPALRERVALLKGLPVSVIDDVIEKRITLTPGGKELIATMKAKGYYTALVSGGFTVFTGRVAAMLGFDENRANLLGEANGELDGTVAEPILGKQAKVDALNDIATKLGISPDEAMAVGDGANDLGMLHLAGAGVALHAKPAVAAEAQMRIDHGDLTALLYIQGYRKTDFVIP; encoded by the coding sequence ATGGCTTTCGTTGCCACGCTTATCGCCAATCCGTCAAATCCTGTTCTGACACCGGCCCTCGGCGAAGCCGCCGCAAAGGCCGTCAACGCATCGAGCCTCTACTGGCTGGCTGATGGCATTGCCTGCGATATTGCCCTGCCCTCCGGCACGGATGCGGAAGCGGCCCGCAACGCCATTGCAGGCGCGCTTGCCGGCCAGCCGATCGATATCGTGGTTCAAGAACAGGACAAGCGACGCAAGAAGCTTCTGATCGCCGATATGGATTCGACCATGATCGGCCAGGAATGCATCGACGAGTTGGCTGCAGAAGTGGGACTGAAAGACAAGGTCTCCACCATCACCGCCCGCGCCATGAATGGCGAGATCGCTTTTGAGCCGGCGCTCAGGGAGCGCGTGGCGCTGCTGAAAGGCCTGCCGGTCTCCGTGATCGACGACGTCATCGAAAAGCGTATCACGCTCACCCCCGGCGGCAAGGAACTGATCGCCACGATGAAGGCCAAGGGCTATTATACTGCCCTCGTTTCCGGCGGTTTCACCGTCTTTACCGGCCGTGTGGCCGCCATGCTGGGTTTTGACGAGAACCGTGCCAATCTGCTCGGCGAAGCCAATGGTGAGCTCGACGGCACCGTTGCCGAACCGATCCTCGGCAAACAGGCCAAGGTGGATGCGCTGAACGATATCGCCACAAAACTCGGCATCTCGCCGGATGAGGCAATGGCGGTCGGCGATGGCGCCAACGATCTGGGCATGTTGCATCTGGCCGGCGCGGGTGTCGCCCTGCACGCCAAGCCCGCCGTTGCGGCAGAGGCGCAGATGCGCATCGACCATGGCGATCTCACCGCGCTTCTTTACATTCAGGGTTACCGCAAGACGGATTTTGTCATTCCATGA